The following proteins are encoded in a genomic region of Paralichthys olivaceus isolate ysfri-2021 chromosome 23, ASM2471397v2, whole genome shotgun sequence:
- the LOC109632843 gene encoding protein PHTF2 isoform X2, producing the protein MASKVKDAVVWYQKKIGAYDQQIWEKSVEQREIKGLRNKPKKTGHVKPDLIDVDLVRGSAFAKAKPESPWTSLTRKGIVRVVFFPFFYRWWIQVTSRAIYLLLLALYLLQLAAAVLYVSIPQPHGIPTTEVFGAIWLMLLLGTVHCQIVSTRTPKPASSSGGKRRRKLRKASQMEVHREGDGSSTTDNTQEGAPHSHSASSPTYSLGTLFQDFWHDICKAGSKKSKLSIDKSTETDNGYVSLDGRVTNRSSEEGLQLHEQRCDLLNRADEPCWNSHVQPPHTARSTGLMLPGVNKEPASDEASSEEDPEASYSALRRGVERMNSDCTLRNRKNTHHYKKHYAVEDVPKSGTSCSSRCSSLRTQDSESTRHESETEDLMWEDFLHCAECRSSCTSETEGEGGTPVCPPAKKEYRDDPFHQGHVPWLHSSNPGLERVSAIVWEGNECKKADMSVLEISGMIMNKVNLYTPGIGYQVFGNLVSVTLGLTPFVYRLAQYRDLDQLTTLSATELLSVALGGGSGSDAMVITMVTLSFLVRVCLTWLFFFLLSVAERTYKQRLLFAKLFGHLTSARRARKSEVPHFRLKKVQNIKMWLSLRSYLKRRGPQRSVDVIVSSAFLLTLSVVFICCAQLLHVHETFLECHYNWELVIWCSSLSLFLLRFVTLGSETSKKYSNTSILLTEQINLYLKMEKKPNKKEELTLVNNVLKLATKLLKELDTPFRLYGLTMNPLLYNITQVVILSAVSGVISDLLGFNLKLWKIKS; encoded by the exons ATGGCTTCCAAAGTAAAAGATGCTGTGGTGTGGTACCAGAAAAAG atTGGCGCCTATGACCAACAGATTTGGGAGAAATCGGtggaacagagagaaataaag GGCTTGAGGAACAAGCCCAAGAAGACGGGACATGTCAAACCAGATCTCATAGATGTGGACTTGGTCAGAG ggtCGGCGTTTGCCAAGGCCAAACCCGAGAGTCCGTGGACGTCGCTGACCAGGAAAGGCATCGTCAGGGTCGTCTTCTTCCCGTTCTTTTACCGCTGGTGGATCCAGGTCACGTCCAGAGCCATTTATCTTTTACTGTTGGCTCTTTATTTACTGCAAC TGGCAGCAGCTGTCCTGTATGTGTCCATCCCTCAGCCTCATGGGATACCGACCACCGAGGTGTTCGGAGCCATCTGGCTCATGCTGCTGCTCGGCACCGTCCACTGTCAGATCGTCTCCACCAGGACGCCGAAGCCCGCCTCCAGCAGCGGGGGGAAGAGACGCAG GAAGTTGAGGAAGGCATCTCAGATGGAGGTGCATAGGGAAGGCGACGGGTCTAGCACTACCGATAACACACAGGAGGGGGCGCCACATTCCCACTCAGCCAGCAGCCCCACATACAGCCTGGGCACTCTCTTCCAAGATTTCTGGCATGATATCTGTAAAGCTGG ATCTAAGAAGTCCAAGCTTTCCATCGACAAATCTACCGAGACCGATAACGGCTACGTGTCGCTGGACGGCCGGGTGACCAATCGCAGCAGCGAGGAGGGACTTCAGCTCCACGAGCAGCGATGTGATTTGTTGAACAGAGCGGACGAGCCGTGCTGGAACTCTCACGTCCAGCCCCCTCACACAGCTCGCAGCACGGGGCTGATGCTGCCCGGTGTCAACAAG GAGCCAGCATCAGATGAGGCGTCCAGTGAGGAGGACCCTGAAGCCTCCTACAGCGCCCTCCGCAGGGGGGTTGAAAGAATGAACAGTGACTGTACGCTCAGAAACCGCAAGAACACTCACCATTACAAGAAACACTACGCTGtggag GACGTCCCCAAGTCCGGcaccagctgcagctccagatgTTCCAGTCTGAGGACTCAGGACTCAGAGAGCACGAGACACGAGTCTGAGACGGAGGACCTGATGTGGGAAGACTTCCTGCACTGTGCCGAGTGCAGATCCTCATGTACATCAGAAACAG agggagaaggaggaacACCCGTGTGCCCTCCTGCTAAGAAGGAATACAGAGACGACCCTTTCCATCAG ggtcACGTTCCATGGCTGCACAGCTCCAACCCCGGCCTGGAGAGAGTGAGTGCTATAGTCTGGGAGGGAAACGAGTGTAAGAAGGCCGACATGTCCGTCCTGGAGATCAGCGGCATGATCATGAACAAA GTGAATCTCTACACGCCTGGTATTGGTTACCAGGTGTTTGGGAACCTGGTTTCAGTGACACTTGGACTCACACCTTTTGTGTACAg ACTGGCTCAGTACCGAGACTTGGATCAGCTGACCACGCTCTCAGCCACTGAGCTTCTGTCTGTGGCACTGGGGGGTGGGTCCGGATCAGACGCCATGgtcatcaccatggtaacgCTGAGCTTCCTGGTGCGTGTTTGCCTCACATggctcttcttcttcctgctcagCGTAGCAGAGAGGACATACAAACAG AGGCTACTGTTCGCTAAGCTGTTTGGTCACCTGACATCGGCCCGCAGAGCCAGGAAGTCTGAAGTTCCTCATTTCAGACTGAAGAAAGTTCAGAACATCAAGATGTGGCTGTCGCTACGCTCATACCTCAAG AGACGGGGTCCTCAGCGCTCCGTGGACGTGATCGTGTCGTCAGCCTTCCTGCTCACTTTGTCTGTGGTCTTCATCTGCTGTGCTCAG TTGCTCCACGTCCACGAGACGTTCCTGGAGTGTCACTATAACTGGGAGCTGGTGATCTGGTGCTCCAGTCTGTCTCTGTTCCTGCTCCGGTTCGTCACTCTGGGCTCCGAGACCAGCAAGAAATACAGCAACACCTCCATACTCCTCACTGAACAG ATCAACCTGTATCTGAAGATGGAGAAGAAGCCAAACAAGAAAGAGGAGCTGACTCTAGTCAACAATGTTTTAAAACTGGCTACTAAACTACTCAAG gaGCTGGATACTCCATTCAGGCTGTACGGTTTGACCATGAACCCTCTGCTCTACAACATCACACAGGTGGTCATCCTGTCGGCCGTGTCAGGAGTCATCTCTGACCTGTTAGGATTTAACCtgaag CTGTGGAAGATCAAATCGTGA
- the LOC109632843 gene encoding protein PHTF2 isoform X1, whose protein sequence is MASKVKDAVVWYQKKIGAYDQQIWEKSVEQREIKFISLGLRNKPKKTGHVKPDLIDVDLVRGSAFAKAKPESPWTSLTRKGIVRVVFFPFFYRWWIQVTSRAIYLLLLALYLLQLAAAVLYVSIPQPHGIPTTEVFGAIWLMLLLGTVHCQIVSTRTPKPASSSGGKRRRKLRKASQMEVHREGDGSSTTDNTQEGAPHSHSASSPTYSLGTLFQDFWHDICKAGSKKSKLSIDKSTETDNGYVSLDGRVTNRSSEEGLQLHEQRCDLLNRADEPCWNSHVQPPHTARSTGLMLPGVNKEPASDEASSEEDPEASYSALRRGVERMNSDCTLRNRKNTHHYKKHYAVEDVPKSGTSCSSRCSSLRTQDSESTRHESETEDLMWEDFLHCAECRSSCTSETEGEGGTPVCPPAKKEYRDDPFHQGHVPWLHSSNPGLERVSAIVWEGNECKKADMSVLEISGMIMNKVNLYTPGIGYQVFGNLVSVTLGLTPFVYRLAQYRDLDQLTTLSATELLSVALGGGSGSDAMVITMVTLSFLVRVCLTWLFFFLLSVAERTYKQRLLFAKLFGHLTSARRARKSEVPHFRLKKVQNIKMWLSLRSYLKRRGPQRSVDVIVSSAFLLTLSVVFICCAQLLHVHETFLECHYNWELVIWCSSLSLFLLRFVTLGSETSKKYSNTSILLTEQINLYLKMEKKPNKKEELTLVNNVLKLATKLLKELDTPFRLYGLTMNPLLYNITQVVILSAVSGVISDLLGFNLKLWKIKS, encoded by the exons ATGGCTTCCAAAGTAAAAGATGCTGTGGTGTGGTACCAGAAAAAG atTGGCGCCTATGACCAACAGATTTGGGAGAAATCGGtggaacagagagaaataaag TTTATATCTCTG GGCTTGAGGAACAAGCCCAAGAAGACGGGACATGTCAAACCAGATCTCATAGATGTGGACTTGGTCAGAG ggtCGGCGTTTGCCAAGGCCAAACCCGAGAGTCCGTGGACGTCGCTGACCAGGAAAGGCATCGTCAGGGTCGTCTTCTTCCCGTTCTTTTACCGCTGGTGGATCCAGGTCACGTCCAGAGCCATTTATCTTTTACTGTTGGCTCTTTATTTACTGCAAC TGGCAGCAGCTGTCCTGTATGTGTCCATCCCTCAGCCTCATGGGATACCGACCACCGAGGTGTTCGGAGCCATCTGGCTCATGCTGCTGCTCGGCACCGTCCACTGTCAGATCGTCTCCACCAGGACGCCGAAGCCCGCCTCCAGCAGCGGGGGGAAGAGACGCAG GAAGTTGAGGAAGGCATCTCAGATGGAGGTGCATAGGGAAGGCGACGGGTCTAGCACTACCGATAACACACAGGAGGGGGCGCCACATTCCCACTCAGCCAGCAGCCCCACATACAGCCTGGGCACTCTCTTCCAAGATTTCTGGCATGATATCTGTAAAGCTGG ATCTAAGAAGTCCAAGCTTTCCATCGACAAATCTACCGAGACCGATAACGGCTACGTGTCGCTGGACGGCCGGGTGACCAATCGCAGCAGCGAGGAGGGACTTCAGCTCCACGAGCAGCGATGTGATTTGTTGAACAGAGCGGACGAGCCGTGCTGGAACTCTCACGTCCAGCCCCCTCACACAGCTCGCAGCACGGGGCTGATGCTGCCCGGTGTCAACAAG GAGCCAGCATCAGATGAGGCGTCCAGTGAGGAGGACCCTGAAGCCTCCTACAGCGCCCTCCGCAGGGGGGTTGAAAGAATGAACAGTGACTGTACGCTCAGAAACCGCAAGAACACTCACCATTACAAGAAACACTACGCTGtggag GACGTCCCCAAGTCCGGcaccagctgcagctccagatgTTCCAGTCTGAGGACTCAGGACTCAGAGAGCACGAGACACGAGTCTGAGACGGAGGACCTGATGTGGGAAGACTTCCTGCACTGTGCCGAGTGCAGATCCTCATGTACATCAGAAACAG agggagaaggaggaacACCCGTGTGCCCTCCTGCTAAGAAGGAATACAGAGACGACCCTTTCCATCAG ggtcACGTTCCATGGCTGCACAGCTCCAACCCCGGCCTGGAGAGAGTGAGTGCTATAGTCTGGGAGGGAAACGAGTGTAAGAAGGCCGACATGTCCGTCCTGGAGATCAGCGGCATGATCATGAACAAA GTGAATCTCTACACGCCTGGTATTGGTTACCAGGTGTTTGGGAACCTGGTTTCAGTGACACTTGGACTCACACCTTTTGTGTACAg ACTGGCTCAGTACCGAGACTTGGATCAGCTGACCACGCTCTCAGCCACTGAGCTTCTGTCTGTGGCACTGGGGGGTGGGTCCGGATCAGACGCCATGgtcatcaccatggtaacgCTGAGCTTCCTGGTGCGTGTTTGCCTCACATggctcttcttcttcctgctcagCGTAGCAGAGAGGACATACAAACAG AGGCTACTGTTCGCTAAGCTGTTTGGTCACCTGACATCGGCCCGCAGAGCCAGGAAGTCTGAAGTTCCTCATTTCAGACTGAAGAAAGTTCAGAACATCAAGATGTGGCTGTCGCTACGCTCATACCTCAAG AGACGGGGTCCTCAGCGCTCCGTGGACGTGATCGTGTCGTCAGCCTTCCTGCTCACTTTGTCTGTGGTCTTCATCTGCTGTGCTCAG TTGCTCCACGTCCACGAGACGTTCCTGGAGTGTCACTATAACTGGGAGCTGGTGATCTGGTGCTCCAGTCTGTCTCTGTTCCTGCTCCGGTTCGTCACTCTGGGCTCCGAGACCAGCAAGAAATACAGCAACACCTCCATACTCCTCACTGAACAG ATCAACCTGTATCTGAAGATGGAGAAGAAGCCAAACAAGAAAGAGGAGCTGACTCTAGTCAACAATGTTTTAAAACTGGCTACTAAACTACTCAAG gaGCTGGATACTCCATTCAGGCTGTACGGTTTGACCATGAACCCTCTGCTCTACAACATCACACAGGTGGTCATCCTGTCGGCCGTGTCAGGAGTCATCTCTGACCTGTTAGGATTTAACCtgaag CTGTGGAAGATCAAATCGTGA
- the LOC109632843 gene encoding protein PHTF2 isoform X3, translating into MASKVKDAVVWYQKKIGAYDQQIWEKSVEQREIKFISLGLRNKPKKTGHVKPDLIDVDLVRGSAFAKAKPESPWTSLTRKGIVRVVFFPFFYRWWIQVTSRAIYLLLLALYLLQLAAAVLYVSIPQPHGIPTTEVFGAIWLMLLLGTVHCQIVSTRTPKPASSSGGKRRRSKKSKLSIDKSTETDNGYVSLDGRVTNRSSEEGLQLHEQRCDLLNRADEPCWNSHVQPPHTARSTGLMLPGVNKEPASDEASSEEDPEASYSALRRGVERMNSDCTLRNRKNTHHYKKHYAVEDVPKSGTSCSSRCSSLRTQDSESTRHESETEDLMWEDFLHCAECRSSCTSETEGEGGTPVCPPAKKEYRDDPFHQGHVPWLHSSNPGLERVSAIVWEGNECKKADMSVLEISGMIMNKVNLYTPGIGYQVFGNLVSVTLGLTPFVYRLAQYRDLDQLTTLSATELLSVALGGGSGSDAMVITMVTLSFLVRVCLTWLFFFLLSVAERTYKQRLLFAKLFGHLTSARRARKSEVPHFRLKKVQNIKMWLSLRSYLKRRGPQRSVDVIVSSAFLLTLSVVFICCAQLLHVHETFLECHYNWELVIWCSSLSLFLLRFVTLGSETSKKYSNTSILLTEQINLYLKMEKKPNKKEELTLVNNVLKLATKLLKELDTPFRLYGLTMNPLLYNITQVVILSAVSGVISDLLGFNLKLWKIKS; encoded by the exons ATGGCTTCCAAAGTAAAAGATGCTGTGGTGTGGTACCAGAAAAAG atTGGCGCCTATGACCAACAGATTTGGGAGAAATCGGtggaacagagagaaataaag TTTATATCTCTG GGCTTGAGGAACAAGCCCAAGAAGACGGGACATGTCAAACCAGATCTCATAGATGTGGACTTGGTCAGAG ggtCGGCGTTTGCCAAGGCCAAACCCGAGAGTCCGTGGACGTCGCTGACCAGGAAAGGCATCGTCAGGGTCGTCTTCTTCCCGTTCTTTTACCGCTGGTGGATCCAGGTCACGTCCAGAGCCATTTATCTTTTACTGTTGGCTCTTTATTTACTGCAAC TGGCAGCAGCTGTCCTGTATGTGTCCATCCCTCAGCCTCATGGGATACCGACCACCGAGGTGTTCGGAGCCATCTGGCTCATGCTGCTGCTCGGCACCGTCCACTGTCAGATCGTCTCCACCAGGACGCCGAAGCCCGCCTCCAGCAGCGGGGGGAAGAGACGCAG ATCTAAGAAGTCCAAGCTTTCCATCGACAAATCTACCGAGACCGATAACGGCTACGTGTCGCTGGACGGCCGGGTGACCAATCGCAGCAGCGAGGAGGGACTTCAGCTCCACGAGCAGCGATGTGATTTGTTGAACAGAGCGGACGAGCCGTGCTGGAACTCTCACGTCCAGCCCCCTCACACAGCTCGCAGCACGGGGCTGATGCTGCCCGGTGTCAACAAG GAGCCAGCATCAGATGAGGCGTCCAGTGAGGAGGACCCTGAAGCCTCCTACAGCGCCCTCCGCAGGGGGGTTGAAAGAATGAACAGTGACTGTACGCTCAGAAACCGCAAGAACACTCACCATTACAAGAAACACTACGCTGtggag GACGTCCCCAAGTCCGGcaccagctgcagctccagatgTTCCAGTCTGAGGACTCAGGACTCAGAGAGCACGAGACACGAGTCTGAGACGGAGGACCTGATGTGGGAAGACTTCCTGCACTGTGCCGAGTGCAGATCCTCATGTACATCAGAAACAG agggagaaggaggaacACCCGTGTGCCCTCCTGCTAAGAAGGAATACAGAGACGACCCTTTCCATCAG ggtcACGTTCCATGGCTGCACAGCTCCAACCCCGGCCTGGAGAGAGTGAGTGCTATAGTCTGGGAGGGAAACGAGTGTAAGAAGGCCGACATGTCCGTCCTGGAGATCAGCGGCATGATCATGAACAAA GTGAATCTCTACACGCCTGGTATTGGTTACCAGGTGTTTGGGAACCTGGTTTCAGTGACACTTGGACTCACACCTTTTGTGTACAg ACTGGCTCAGTACCGAGACTTGGATCAGCTGACCACGCTCTCAGCCACTGAGCTTCTGTCTGTGGCACTGGGGGGTGGGTCCGGATCAGACGCCATGgtcatcaccatggtaacgCTGAGCTTCCTGGTGCGTGTTTGCCTCACATggctcttcttcttcctgctcagCGTAGCAGAGAGGACATACAAACAG AGGCTACTGTTCGCTAAGCTGTTTGGTCACCTGACATCGGCCCGCAGAGCCAGGAAGTCTGAAGTTCCTCATTTCAGACTGAAGAAAGTTCAGAACATCAAGATGTGGCTGTCGCTACGCTCATACCTCAAG AGACGGGGTCCTCAGCGCTCCGTGGACGTGATCGTGTCGTCAGCCTTCCTGCTCACTTTGTCTGTGGTCTTCATCTGCTGTGCTCAG TTGCTCCACGTCCACGAGACGTTCCTGGAGTGTCACTATAACTGGGAGCTGGTGATCTGGTGCTCCAGTCTGTCTCTGTTCCTGCTCCGGTTCGTCACTCTGGGCTCCGAGACCAGCAAGAAATACAGCAACACCTCCATACTCCTCACTGAACAG ATCAACCTGTATCTGAAGATGGAGAAGAAGCCAAACAAGAAAGAGGAGCTGACTCTAGTCAACAATGTTTTAAAACTGGCTACTAAACTACTCAAG gaGCTGGATACTCCATTCAGGCTGTACGGTTTGACCATGAACCCTCTGCTCTACAACATCACACAGGTGGTCATCCTGTCGGCCGTGTCAGGAGTCATCTCTGACCTGTTAGGATTTAACCtgaag CTGTGGAAGATCAAATCGTGA
- the LOC109632843 gene encoding protein PHTF2 isoform X4: protein MASKVKDAVVWYQKKIGAYDQQIWEKSVEQREIKGLRNKPKKTGHVKPDLIDVDLVRGSAFAKAKPESPWTSLTRKGIVRVVFFPFFYRWWIQVTSRAIYLLLLALYLLQLAAAVLYVSIPQPHGIPTTEVFGAIWLMLLLGTVHCQIVSTRTPKPASSSGGKRRRSKKSKLSIDKSTETDNGYVSLDGRVTNRSSEEGLQLHEQRCDLLNRADEPCWNSHVQPPHTARSTGLMLPGVNKEPASDEASSEEDPEASYSALRRGVERMNSDCTLRNRKNTHHYKKHYAVEDVPKSGTSCSSRCSSLRTQDSESTRHESETEDLMWEDFLHCAECRSSCTSETEGEGGTPVCPPAKKEYRDDPFHQGHVPWLHSSNPGLERVSAIVWEGNECKKADMSVLEISGMIMNKVNLYTPGIGYQVFGNLVSVTLGLTPFVYRLAQYRDLDQLTTLSATELLSVALGGGSGSDAMVITMVTLSFLVRVCLTWLFFFLLSVAERTYKQRLLFAKLFGHLTSARRARKSEVPHFRLKKVQNIKMWLSLRSYLKRRGPQRSVDVIVSSAFLLTLSVVFICCAQLLHVHETFLECHYNWELVIWCSSLSLFLLRFVTLGSETSKKYSNTSILLTEQINLYLKMEKKPNKKEELTLVNNVLKLATKLLKELDTPFRLYGLTMNPLLYNITQVVILSAVSGVISDLLGFNLKLWKIKS from the exons ATGGCTTCCAAAGTAAAAGATGCTGTGGTGTGGTACCAGAAAAAG atTGGCGCCTATGACCAACAGATTTGGGAGAAATCGGtggaacagagagaaataaag GGCTTGAGGAACAAGCCCAAGAAGACGGGACATGTCAAACCAGATCTCATAGATGTGGACTTGGTCAGAG ggtCGGCGTTTGCCAAGGCCAAACCCGAGAGTCCGTGGACGTCGCTGACCAGGAAAGGCATCGTCAGGGTCGTCTTCTTCCCGTTCTTTTACCGCTGGTGGATCCAGGTCACGTCCAGAGCCATTTATCTTTTACTGTTGGCTCTTTATTTACTGCAAC TGGCAGCAGCTGTCCTGTATGTGTCCATCCCTCAGCCTCATGGGATACCGACCACCGAGGTGTTCGGAGCCATCTGGCTCATGCTGCTGCTCGGCACCGTCCACTGTCAGATCGTCTCCACCAGGACGCCGAAGCCCGCCTCCAGCAGCGGGGGGAAGAGACGCAG ATCTAAGAAGTCCAAGCTTTCCATCGACAAATCTACCGAGACCGATAACGGCTACGTGTCGCTGGACGGCCGGGTGACCAATCGCAGCAGCGAGGAGGGACTTCAGCTCCACGAGCAGCGATGTGATTTGTTGAACAGAGCGGACGAGCCGTGCTGGAACTCTCACGTCCAGCCCCCTCACACAGCTCGCAGCACGGGGCTGATGCTGCCCGGTGTCAACAAG GAGCCAGCATCAGATGAGGCGTCCAGTGAGGAGGACCCTGAAGCCTCCTACAGCGCCCTCCGCAGGGGGGTTGAAAGAATGAACAGTGACTGTACGCTCAGAAACCGCAAGAACACTCACCATTACAAGAAACACTACGCTGtggag GACGTCCCCAAGTCCGGcaccagctgcagctccagatgTTCCAGTCTGAGGACTCAGGACTCAGAGAGCACGAGACACGAGTCTGAGACGGAGGACCTGATGTGGGAAGACTTCCTGCACTGTGCCGAGTGCAGATCCTCATGTACATCAGAAACAG agggagaaggaggaacACCCGTGTGCCCTCCTGCTAAGAAGGAATACAGAGACGACCCTTTCCATCAG ggtcACGTTCCATGGCTGCACAGCTCCAACCCCGGCCTGGAGAGAGTGAGTGCTATAGTCTGGGAGGGAAACGAGTGTAAGAAGGCCGACATGTCCGTCCTGGAGATCAGCGGCATGATCATGAACAAA GTGAATCTCTACACGCCTGGTATTGGTTACCAGGTGTTTGGGAACCTGGTTTCAGTGACACTTGGACTCACACCTTTTGTGTACAg ACTGGCTCAGTACCGAGACTTGGATCAGCTGACCACGCTCTCAGCCACTGAGCTTCTGTCTGTGGCACTGGGGGGTGGGTCCGGATCAGACGCCATGgtcatcaccatggtaacgCTGAGCTTCCTGGTGCGTGTTTGCCTCACATggctcttcttcttcctgctcagCGTAGCAGAGAGGACATACAAACAG AGGCTACTGTTCGCTAAGCTGTTTGGTCACCTGACATCGGCCCGCAGAGCCAGGAAGTCTGAAGTTCCTCATTTCAGACTGAAGAAAGTTCAGAACATCAAGATGTGGCTGTCGCTACGCTCATACCTCAAG AGACGGGGTCCTCAGCGCTCCGTGGACGTGATCGTGTCGTCAGCCTTCCTGCTCACTTTGTCTGTGGTCTTCATCTGCTGTGCTCAG TTGCTCCACGTCCACGAGACGTTCCTGGAGTGTCACTATAACTGGGAGCTGGTGATCTGGTGCTCCAGTCTGTCTCTGTTCCTGCTCCGGTTCGTCACTCTGGGCTCCGAGACCAGCAAGAAATACAGCAACACCTCCATACTCCTCACTGAACAG ATCAACCTGTATCTGAAGATGGAGAAGAAGCCAAACAAGAAAGAGGAGCTGACTCTAGTCAACAATGTTTTAAAACTGGCTACTAAACTACTCAAG gaGCTGGATACTCCATTCAGGCTGTACGGTTTGACCATGAACCCTCTGCTCTACAACATCACACAGGTGGTCATCCTGTCGGCCGTGTCAGGAGTCATCTCTGACCTGTTAGGATTTAACCtgaag CTGTGGAAGATCAAATCGTGA